The following proteins are encoded in a genomic region of Triticum dicoccoides isolate Atlit2015 ecotype Zavitan chromosome 1B, WEW_v2.0, whole genome shotgun sequence:
- the LOC119313087 gene encoding uncharacterized protein LOC119313087, which produces MMAAAMRCAVRRLLGGQRPQAVYKAVVSPLVKQEHGRLMPRLINGGRPACFPLRSMSSGGAGCKDFSGAATAAHPANGNAALMQPCEEPAPELDPERAWAYRQYCEIETKKQDLFYLIAELEKRHPYRRYTGKNMELLFHLFGHVDPNPSDPLWCRARSRERLNNCLLYGMPTAMATWMYMDWESWRSMFAFALGIGH; this is translated from the exons ATGATGGCGGCGGCGATGCGATGCGCGGTGAGGAGGCTCCTCGGCGGCCAGCGACCCCAGGCAGTTTACAAAGCCGTCGTCTCGCCGCTGGTCAAGCAGGAGCATGGCCGGCTGATGCCAAGGCTTATCAACGGCGGCCGACCTGCCTGTTTTCCTCTCAGATCCATGTCCTCCGGCGGCGCAGGCTGCAAAGACTTTTCCGGCGCCGCCACCGCTGCCCACCCAGCAAACGGCAACGCCGCCCTGATG CAACCCTGTGAAGAACCTGCGCCAGAGCTCGACCCAGAGAGAGCATGGGCGTATCGGCAGTACTGCGAGATCGAGACCAAGAAGCAGGACCTCTTCTACCTGATCGCTGAGTTGGAGAAGAGGCACCCATATCGTAGGTACACGGGAAAAAACATGGAGCTCCTCTTCCATCTCTTCGGACACGTTGATCCTAATCCCAGCGATCCCCTCTG GTGCCGCGCTCGTTCAAGAGAAAGACTCAACAATTGTCTGCTATATGGAATGCCTACAGCGATGGCCACTTGGATGTACATGGATTGGGAGAGTTGGAGAAGTATGTTTGCCTTTGCACTTGGAATTGGTCACTAG